One stretch of Oncorhynchus tshawytscha isolate Ot180627B linkage group LG21, Otsh_v2.0, whole genome shotgun sequence DNA includes these proteins:
- the LOC112220938 gene encoding cystine/glutamate transporter, which produces MTRRSVNGEGTGVNNTPQNGGHPGDTPVPKEDPDSPHGKVELKKKVTLLRGISIIIGTIIGAGIFISPKGILKNSGSVGISLVVWIACGVLSLFGALSYAELGTSIKKSGGHYTYILEAFGPQMAFIRLWADIIAIRPAGLAVISLAFGQYILEPIFMPCGVPEIAIKLATSIGITSVMYLNSMSTSWTNRIQIFLTFCKLLAVATIVVPGLYMLFKGETRNFENAFEGSNIKLSGLPLAFYSGMYAYSGWFYLNFVTEEVENPEKTVPLAICISIAIVTSCYVLTNVAYYTVMSAEELLASQSVAVTFAEKTMGNFSVAVPVFVALSCFGTMNGCLFAFSRMFYVASREGHLPEVLSMIHVRRHTPLAAVIILYPMTVFQLFVGDIYSLLNFMSFLRWLFIGVAVLGLIYMRYTRPDMPRPFKVPLFIPAIFSLTCFFMVFLSLYSDPVNTGIGFAISLTGIPAYYIFIVFDRRPKWLQKSLDSLNRSVQIVLEVIPAEH; this is translated from the exons ATGACCAGGAGGTCAGTTAATGGTGAGGGGACTGGGGTGAACAACACCCCCCAAAATGGGGGACACCCAGGGGATACCCCTGTCCCAAAAGAGGACCCTGACTCCCCGCACGGAAAGGTAGAGCTTAAGAAGAAGGTGACCCTGCTTCGGGGAATCTCCATCATCATAGGGACCATCATCGGCGCGGGAATCTTCATCTCTCCCAAGGGAATCTTGAAGAACTCTGGGAGTGTTGGAATTTCTCTGGTGGTGTGGATCGCCTGTGGAGTACTGTCTCTGTTTG GGGCCCTGTCCTATGCAGAGCTGGGAACCAGCATCAAGAAATCTGGAGGACATTACACCTATATTCTGGAGGCCTTTGGACCACAAATGGCCTTCATACGTCTCTGGGCTGACATCATCGCCatcag ACCTGCAGGGTTGGCAGTGATATCCCTGGCCTTCGGACAATATATCCTGGAGCCCATATTCATGCCGTGTGGAGTGCCAGAGATTGCTATCAAACTGGCCACCTCTATAGGAATAA CGTCAGTGATGTATCTCAACAGTATGAGTACGAGCTGGACAAACAGGATTCAGATCTTCCTCACCTTCTGCAAGCTGCTGGCTGTCGCCACCATCGTCGTACCTGGCCTCTATATGCTCTTCAAAG GGGAGACTAGGAACTTTGAGAATGCGTTTGAGGGCAGTAATATCAAGCTCTCAGGTCTTCCTCTGGCCTTCTACTCTGGGATGTACGCCTATTCTGGGTG GTTTTACCTTAACTTTGTGACTGAGGAAGTGGAGAATCCAGAAAA GACTGTGCCATTGGCCATCTGTATCTCCATTGCGATAGTCACTTCCTGCTACGTGCTGACCAATGTGGCATACTACACTGTAATGTCAGCAGAGGAGCTGTTGGCCTCGCAATCCGTCGCCGTG ACATTTGCAGAGAAGACGATGGGGAACTTTTCGGTGGCAGTGCCGGTATTTGTAGCCTTGTCGTGCTTCGGTACGATGAACGGCTGCTTGTTCGCTTTCTCAAG AATGTTTTATGTGGCGTCACGAGAAGGCCATCTCCCTGAGGTTCTGTCCATGATCCACGTCCGCAGACACACACCTTTGGCAGCCGTCATCATTCTG TACCCTATGACAGTGTTCCAGCTGTTTGTGGGAGACATCTACAGCCTGTTGAACTTCATGAGCTTCCTTCGCTGGCTCTTCATTGGTGTGGCTGTGCTGGGCCTCATCTACATGAGATACACACGCCCTGACATGCCACGCCCTTTCAAG GTTCCTCTTTTCATTCCAGCCATTTTCTCCCTCACCTGTTTCTTCAtggtgttcctctctctctactctgaccCCGTCAACACAGGGATAGGATTCGCCATCTCACTAACAGGAATCCCGGCCTACTATATCTTCATtgtgtttgaccgcagacccaagTGGCTACAGAAGAGTTTAG ATTCCTTGAACAGATCTGTCCAGATCGTCCTGGAGGTGATCCCAGCAGAACACTGA